One segment of Leucoraja erinacea ecotype New England chromosome 7, Leri_hhj_1, whole genome shotgun sequence DNA contains the following:
- the LOC129698989 gene encoding secreted phosphoprotein 24-like isoform X3 has translation MKSFLLAIAAVQILHCSGVPSTKDALRASVAKLNEITEITNLCAITRRGVTNTYRTGKLSYNVDLTFSVKETVCSKNSVREFDDSGCTFRPKKIAEKGFCKSRVEYFADKVADVDVECEGLKTIDSESDSSESSETSIEVKSKSDEISLEDSSNDNTKSTETSHEHSDQVKYKSKETSIEEYSNESSNMKSKSTELSLEEPSNEQNEDSRGRH, from the exons ATGAAATCCTTCCTCCTCGCCATCGCTGCCGTGCAGATCCTCCACTGCTCAG GAGTGCCAAGCACCAAGGATGCTCTGAGAGCCTCAGTTGCAAAACTGAATGAAATCACTGAGATCACCAACCTGTGTGCGATCACCAGGAGAGGTGTAACAAAT ACCTATCGCACGGGTAAACTGTCATACAACGTGGATTTAACATTCTCCGTGAAAGAAACCGTCTGCTCCAAGAATTCTGTTCGGGAATTTGATGATTCTGGTTGCACCTTCCGCCCTAAAAAGATTGCT GAGAAAGGGTTTTGTAAAAGCCGAGTGGAATATTTTGCTGATAAAGTGGCTGACGTTGATGTGGAGTGTGAAGGTCTGAAGACCATTGACAGCGAGAGTGACTCATCAGAGTCAAGTGAAACCAGTATTGAG GTAAAAAGCAAGTCAGACGAAATATCACTGGAAGATTCTTCAAAT GATAACACCAAATCAACAGAGACATCGCACGAGCATTCAGATCAG GTAAAATACAAGTCAAAAGAGACATCAATTGAGGAGTATTCCAATGAAAGTTCCAAT ATGAAAAGCAAGTCAACAGAATTATCTCTGGAGGAGCCTTCAAAC GAACAGAATGAGGACTCAAGAGGGAGACACTAA